A genomic window from Methanovulcanius yangii includes:
- a CDS encoding DNA-directed RNA polymerase subunit N, whose protein sequence is MIPVRCFTCGKVISSSWEEFRQRRDAGEDPKQILDDLGLSRYCCRRMLLAHKEIIDDLNPFQ, encoded by the coding sequence ATGATTCCGGTCCGATGTTTCACTTGCGGGAAAGTAATCTCCTCCTCCTGGGAAGAGTTCAGGCAGAGGAGAGATGCAGGCGAGGATCCCAAACAGATCCTCGACGACCTCGGACTTTCGCGCTACTGCTGCAGGCGTATGCTGCTAGCACACAAAGAGATTATCGATGATCTCAATCCGTTCCAGTAA
- a CDS encoding 30S ribosomal protein S9: MTKVVNTSGKRKTAIARATLSEGKGRVRINSVPLEIFGTELIRMKISEPLLLVPEAIDGIDVSIDVNGGGFMGQAEAVRTALARGIVQWHNDPKIKDAYLAYDRTLLVNDSRQKEAKKPHGRGARAKFQKSYR; this comes from the coding sequence ATGACGAAAGTAGTTAACACAAGCGGTAAAAGGAAGACTGCTATTGCGCGTGCAACGCTCAGTGAAGGCAAGGGCCGCGTCAGGATCAATTCAGTTCCGCTGGAAATCTTCGGAACCGAGCTGATCCGGATGAAAATCTCCGAACCGCTCCTCCTGGTCCCTGAGGCAATCGACGGTATTGACGTCAGCATCGATGTCAATGGCGGCGGTTTCATGGGGCAGGCGGAGGCAGTGCGGACTGCGCTTGCGCGTGGAATTGTACAGTGGCACAATGACCCGAAGATCAAGGATGCATACCTGGCATATGACCGTACGCTCCTTGTAAATGACTCGCGTCAGAAGGAAGCAAAGAAGCCGCATGGCCGTGGTGCACGTGCGAAATTCCAAAAGTCTTATCGTTAG
- a CDS encoding 50S ribosomal protein L13: protein MVTVIDAEGLRLGRLASIVAKRTLEGEEIAIVNAELCVVSGSRARIIADYDHKRKRGSREGGPFYPRRPDHILKRTIRGMVPYKRKRGSEALELVKVYVGVPDEFQGAEREVLEQAHIDGLSTPKFITLGEVSTRLGAKF, encoded by the coding sequence ATGGTGACAGTAATTGACGCAGAAGGTCTTCGCCTCGGCAGACTTGCAAGCATCGTTGCGAAACGCACGCTTGAAGGAGAGGAGATCGCGATTGTCAACGCTGAACTCTGTGTGGTCTCCGGTTCCCGGGCACGCATCATCGCTGACTATGATCACAAGCGCAAGCGTGGCTCCCGCGAGGGTGGGCCCTTCTACCCGCGCAGGCCGGATCACATCCTCAAGCGCACCATCAGGGGCATGGTTCCCTACAAGCGCAAGCGTGGTTCGGAAGCACTTGAGCTTGTGAAGGTCTACGTCGGCGTTCCTGATGAATTCCAGGGCGCTGAACGCGAAGTCCTTGAGCAGGCGCACATCGACGGTCTCTCCACGCCCAAGTTCATCACACTCGGCGAGGTCAGCACCCGGCTTGGAGCAAAGTTTTAA
- a CDS encoding 50S ribosomal protein L18e: MKSSSKTNPRYSALISTLKEVSRNTGAGVWREIAKRLEAPSNNYAEVNISKINRYAQEGDIILVPGKVLGSGLIDQSVSVAALNFSAAAVDKITGANGKCMTIEELVANNPQGSKVRILR; this comes from the coding sequence ATGAAATCTAGTTCAAAGACGAACCCGCGCTACTCTGCCCTCATCTCCACACTCAAGGAGGTCTCACGAAACACCGGGGCCGGAGTATGGCGCGAGATTGCAAAACGGCTGGAAGCGCCGAGCAATAACTATGCTGAAGTAAACATCAGCAAGATCAACCGCTATGCGCAGGAAGGGGACATTATCCTTGTTCCGGGTAAGGTCCTTGGCAGCGGCCTGATTGACCAGAGTGTCTCTGTAGCCGCACTCAACTTCAGTGCAGCGGCAGTAGACAAGATCACCGGTGCGAACGGGAAATGCATGACAATCGAAGAGCTTGTTGCAAATAATCCGCAGGGCTCGAAGGTTAGGATTCTGAGGTGA
- a CDS encoding DNA-directed RNA polymerase subunit D, with product MQISFSRLDDTVARFVLKGATPAFANTLRRTMIGEVPTLAIEDVFIYDNNSALFDEILAHRLGLIPLRTDLDEYVMKEECSCGGEGCSSCTAIYTLSVEGPKMVYSSDLIPQNPQAAPVVDSIPLVKLEKEQKVVLEARAVLGKGTTHAKWQPTLVCGYKTYPIITIDKKCDGCGMCIDECPRGVLEVAGDSARVVDGKLEDCSLCRLCERICNSEGTWDVPAIRITSDDARFLFIVESDGSLPVKEIIERALREIQSKSESLVDVLSDISGGNGNDEI from the coding sequence ATGCAGATTTCATTCAGCAGGCTTGATGACACCGTCGCCCGTTTCGTTCTCAAGGGGGCAACACCGGCATTTGCCAACACCCTCCGCAGAACGATGATCGGAGAAGTTCCGACGCTTGCCATCGAGGATGTATTCATCTACGATAATAACAGCGCACTCTTTGACGAAATACTGGCTCACCGCCTGGGTCTGATTCCCCTCAGGACCGATCTTGACGAATATGTCATGAAGGAGGAATGCTCATGCGGTGGCGAAGGATGTTCCAGTTGCACAGCAATCTATACGCTGAGTGTGGAAGGGCCGAAGATGGTCTATTCCAGTGATCTCATTCCGCAGAATCCTCAGGCGGCTCCCGTTGTGGACAGTATCCCCCTTGTCAAGCTCGAGAAGGAGCAGAAGGTTGTCCTCGAGGCACGTGCCGTCCTTGGAAAGGGGACCACCCATGCGAAATGGCAGCCGACTCTTGTGTGCGGTTATAAGACATACCCCATCATCACCATCGACAAGAAGTGTGACGGGTGCGGGATGTGCATTGATGAATGTCCACGTGGAGTCCTTGAAGTGGCAGGAGACTCGGCACGGGTTGTCGATGGAAAACTCGAAGACTGTTCGCTCTGTCGCCTCTGCGAGAGGATCTGTAATTCAGAGGGGACCTGGGACGTCCCGGCGATTCGCATCACCTCGGACGACGCACGGTTCCTCTTCATCGTGGAAAGCGACGGTTCCCTCCCGGTAAAGGAGATAATCGAGCGGGCACTTCGGGAAATACAGTCCAAATCTGAAAGCCTGGTGGATGTTTTAAGCGACATTTCTGGAGGAAATGGAAATGATGAAATCTAG